Proteins from a genomic interval of Prunus dulcis unplaced genomic scaffold, ALMONDv2, whole genome shotgun sequence:
- the LOC117612449 gene encoding uncharacterized protein LOC117612449 yields the protein MDSLDIANADLLIRAHTCLNNPIYSVHLTPWKLYFDGSKTDVASGAEIVLEEPLGIRHCYSFQLDFQCTNNRAEYEALIIGLEMLIELGIQSVEILGDSMLVLKQIAGEYKCLNPSLAVYLVAARNLLTEFREATWEHIPREESFAANELAQVATCIQMLEDSVQRIIKVGKKSLASVLTRGMERDVNYAIITEDDWRIPIINYLKYPTLRSEKRIRIMALNYLMWNGDLVRKSKDEVLLRCLRKKEYMKVMGEIHEGICRAHQGGRKM from the coding sequence ATGGATTCTTTGGATATAGCAAATGCAGATCTGTTGATCAGAGCTCATACTTGCCTTAACAATCCTATATATTCAGTTCACCTCACGCCTTGGAAACTGTATTTTGATGGATCAAAGACTGATGTAGCCTCTGGGGCAGAGATTGTTCTGGAAGAACCACTAGGGATCAGACACTGTTACTCTTTCCAGCTAGATTTCCAATGCACCAATAATAGGGCTGAATATGAAGCTTTAATCATTGGCCTCGAAATGCTAATAGAATTAGGAATCCAGTCTGTAGAAATCTTGGGAGATTCCATGCTTGTGTTAAAGCAGATTGCTGGAGAATACAAGTGTCTAAATCCTTCTCTAGCGGTTTATTTAGTGGCAGCCAGAAATCTTCTGACCGAATTCAGGGAAGCTACTTGGGAACATATCCCAAGAGAAGAAAGCTTTGCAGCCAATGAATTGGCTCAGGTAGCAACATGTATACAAATGCTTGAGGACTCTGTGCAAAGGATTATCAAGGTAGGAAAGAAAAGTCTAGCATCTGTTCTGACCAGGGGAATGGAGAGAGATGTCAATTATGCCATAATCACTGAAGATGATTGGAGAATTCCCATCATAAATTACTTGAAGTATCCAACCCTGCGTTCTGAGAAAAGAATCAGAATCATGGCTTTGAACTACCTTATGTGGAATGGAGATTTAGTCCGAAAAAGCAAAGACGAGGTACTTCTAAGGTGccttagaaagaaagaatacaTGAAGGTCATGGGAGAAATCCATGAAGGAATCTGTAGAGCTCATCAAGGTGGAAGAAAAATGTGA
- the LOC117612450 gene encoding uncharacterized protein LOC117612450 produces MMKDCIDYSKGCKACQRHGPIQQAPSVPMNPVVKPWPFRGWAMDLIGKIYPASSKQHYFIIVAANYFTKLVEAKPVKSTTSQEIITFIEKQIIQRFGIPESITTDRGSSFIYGEMLDMAEAFKTSKREATGMTPYALTYGHDAILPMEIAVQSLRIAHQHSLIGEDYSQVMLLELEGLDASRIDTLNKLLARKQAMSRAYNKRVKNKIFEEGEIVWKAVLPLGTHIAGYGKWSLHGKVLS; encoded by the exons ATGATGAAGGATTGCATTGACTATTCCAAGGGATGTAAGGCTTGTCAAAGGCATGGCCCAATCCAGCAAGCTCCTTCAGTTCCCATGAATCCAGTAGTCAAGCCATGGCCTTTCAGAGGATGGGCAATGGACCTCATTGGCAAGATCTATCCAGCCAGCAGCAAGCAGCACTATTTCATCATTGTAGCTGCAAATTATTTCACCAAATTGGTAGAAGCCAAGCCTGTTAAATCCACTACATCTCAAGAGATCATCACTTTCATAGAAAAGCAGATCATACAAAGGTTTGGCATTCCAGAATCAATCACGACTGACAGAGGATCTTCTTTCATATATGGAGAGATGCTAGATATGGCAGAAGCATTCAA AACTTCAAAGAGAGAGGCAACTGGCATGACCCCATATGCTCTAACTTATGGCCATGATGCAATTTTGCCTATGGAGATAGCGGTCCAGTCCCTCAGAATTGCTCATCAACACAGTCTGATTggagaagactactctcaagTTATGCTGCTAGAACTGGAAGGATTGGATGCAAGTAGGATTGATaccctcaacaaactcttGGCTAGAAAACAGGCTATGTCAAGGGCCTACAACAAGAGAGTTAAAAACAAGATTTTTGAAGAAGGAGAGATAGTCTGGAAAGCAGTTCTGCCTCTTGGAACACACATAGCTGGATATGGAAAGTGGTCCCTACATGGGAAGGTCCTTTCATAA